Within Anopheles ziemanni chromosome 2, idAnoZiCoDA_A2_x.2, whole genome shotgun sequence, the genomic segment GATTGATCTATGGTGCTTGAGGTAGTCCTGGCTGTCTTTTATTAACTGTACCAAGAACAATACCGCTAGCGCGGAAGTTCGTGTTGAAGATCCAAATGAAGAGGCTCGTTTTTCCGGTTTCTCTTTTTGCATTGTGATCGGAAGGGCCTCGCGAAACGGATCGCACAGTTCCAACCGTCTCGGCGGTGGGAAAACCTCATCCACAAATCACTCGATTGTAGTAAAAATGACATATTttcgtaacaaaaaaaaaatcgtatcATCCATCGTTGGCATCTACCCTCGAATGTGGAATGGGAAGGGGGGGCATACGAATCGAAGGAAAAGCGGAAAGGAAAGCTACACCGACCAGCTAGCAGCGAAAAGAAGAGACAGATTTGCGAATCCGCGAACAACGGAACGGGTGGGCATCATAATAAAACGATCAACTGTCAGCTTTTTATACGGCTACCGGTGTAATATACCGTATCGTGTCCGCGTCAGGCACGTTGATCTCTTCCTCGAATTTCCTGGGATattgggggaaaaaagcgaCGCGCCAACCCGCCACCTCACATCCCTCGCGTGCGACAATTTTTTGCAATGTGTAGCTATTTTCTTATTGCGCCGACAGCTCAAAAATAATCTTACGGGCACTTTTTGTCGCTCGGCACGTTGCCTAGCAATAGCGTTACTACGTGTGCGCTTCTttacgtttttgtttctttgttttggcTTCAGTTTTCGGTGTTCAGGGGCAATTATATGATGTTCCGACCGCTCGCAATTTATTTGCCCTGGGGTTTTTCGCGATCTTTGTGGTTTTGCACTAAagattgtattttgttttaagcgGTCAATGATTTAATTGTAGTCTGATCCAGGGATAAAGCTATTGGTGAAGGGAAGATAAGGGTTTAAGTGAAATGTCAAGAGGGAAATTTTCATCCGTTTTTTTGTGATATCACTTAGTACACTCTCCAACAAAGCTTGTCAtaatttttgcttcaattattttatcttttatttataAGAGAGCTTAAAGACAATTTGTTAGTGACTAATTACTTTTATTCTCctataacctttttttttgttggcgatttagtgtttttttaggttttcctCCAAAATTATCACATTGCTTAGGTTGTGCGTGTTCACTATGTTAGTGGTACGGGAAAATTGACTGATTGTTTACATAGAGttggaaaagcttttttttcttgagaTCAGTATTGATCAAGAATACTGTTCGGTACACTACAAAGAAAGGATTATGCGTATCTGTTGAAATAGAAGCGTGtgaattgattgaatttgTGCTCATGGGCGATTGTTTGGTCCTTAGTTTTCTAAGTTTTACGTTCGTATCAAATGATAAAATAGAATAAGTAGGCAAATACTAGCAACCAGTGGGAAGCATAGTTTAATTCAGTCCAGCGACCAAAGATCGACGTATCATGATGGACTTCCTCCGGTGGGCCTTCGGTCGATTCAAAGATGCATCCAAGGTAGATCAGATTGAACACGTTCAGCAGGAAAAACAGTGCATTGATGACGATACTGAACAGACTTTTTCCTTTATGCTGATGCATGACACACGCCTCGGGACACTTGCCAACCAGCACGCACGCCGAGTAGATGGCGGCAAGCTTTTTCCTAATTTCGTGCTCAACGTACGTCCACGAGCCGATGGTTAGCAGCGTTATCCACAGACGGTAGTGCAAACCGTGCAGCAGCGATGATATGATGTAGGTTAGCGCAATGGCTGCCCCCGTCCCGAATGGGCGCTTCGTCGTGCGGAAGATGTACCGCTTGAGCCAAAGGTGCATCGGTATATTCCAAGCCGTCACAACCTGCACCAACGATCGGGGGAATTCCACTGCCAGCGGGGAGCTTACCCGGTACAGCGAGCTCACAGGAACCATCAGTGAACGATCGTCGTCCGCTCGGCTCCAATCCGCGGCCGCCGCGAGCATAGAACTCTGCGAAAGGTATGCGATGAAGTAGTGGCTGGTGCGAAACGACAATGCCCTTCCGTATGCTCGCACCCATTTCCAATTCGCAGCCGGTGCCAGCAGGTAATCGATCATGCAGTTAGAGGTGAGCAGAAACGCAACGGCCATTAGTGCGTTTATCGCTAGTCGGAACACATGAATCAGCATCCGACGTCCGGTCGATCTGGTTTGCTTGGATTCTAACCCTCCGGCTGATGCTCGCCAAATGTGTAGATAGTCACTGAATGAGACCCACGGACCTAGAATCACGTTGGCGGGACAGAGGATGTATCCGCAGTATGAAAGCACGCCCAATTGGTTCCGCAGCGCCATATTATCCTCCGTGTCGAATGCTAAAGATAACACCTTCATCAAGAGGATCATCTGGGTGCCCCTTACGCGGTTCCATGCTTCAGGCGACGGTTCTAGAAGCTCGCTCAGTAGTAGATTTCCGATTCCATAAGCGATGAGGATGAAAGGCGACTTTATATAACGGGCAGTTTTGCTAAACCAACGATGCAGCAACCACTGCATAACGTACAGGGTGACGGCTAGCTGCACGAAGTGATAGTATCCATGCTCAAGTACTCGGTAGAAAAGGGCCACACCACAAACGCAGCTGAGTACATGCAAATTCCTTAATTGGCCAGGGAAGAGTCGTTTCGCTGCTAGCACCAACACGCAGAATGTCAAGTTAATGACGATAAAATTAACAATATACTCTCCGGCAAACCGTAGCGATGGATGGACACAATTGTTGACGGTTTCGTCGAAGCTAAGTTCACGGTTAAAGGAACGCTCCGGTACGCCCGCCTGATCGTAATACTCGTCGTAGTAGTCATCGTAATAGTAATCCATGGTTTCTGTTGAGGGTACGAATCGCTAGATTGCTGCCTTTAGCACATACCTCTGTCCTCTACTAGACTACACTCTGCTTCTACACAATCAGAATTCGAAGTGATGATAGAGTGACACTCTATATTTATTACAATAAACAGATGTAATTTATCTGCACTTCTTTATACGAACAGTTGATTTCAGTAGATGCTTCGACTATTTACTTTACTGAACATGGTTGGTCAAACCAGCAATGTTGCCATGCCTATTTTAAGTTGTAGTTTGATCGAATGATTATAGTTTTCTGTTTCAACGCACAGGGTAAATGGACAATTAACTGATAACGTATCTAATCCACATTTTCtataattaaaaactaattacAATGAATCATTTTCACACAGTCACAAGAACGCTTGCTGGAGCTGTGAAATTttggaagtaaacaaaacaccgGTTTTGGCTTGCAGTTTGGTTGTCAAACTTTTGATACGATTGGTTGCGCTATCATGCGTTACTAGCGTTATTGGGTGCGTTGGaataactttttgttttaaatttttaactgttgtttttagaagaaaaaataattcttcTATGGAACTTGGCAATTAACATTGTGTGAAACGAGTGTTAGGGCTTATACAGcgaatgttttcaaacatgtGTTCCTAAAAACTGTTGAAcccaaaaagaaacatttaactGGGCCTTTTCAGGTTGCATCTGCCTCTCTCGGTTTCAAATTTAGTGCATTAAACTTATTTATAGCTTCGTGTGTGGTTTGTGATGCATTGCATCTGAATGTTAAATTTATAATCCATGCACTGATGTATTTATTATGAAGCTTTGCTTTAAGAAATCGTAGTGGGAAGATTATCCATCATCAATTTTTACTCGAACAGGCTTTCAATATTCCGGATCGAACTGTGGCTCTTTATACTCACTTGAGTGTGATTGAAACAATTTGCGAATCGTTCGTAAGTACAATGAAACGAGTTCATTAGCCCTTCTGGACTATTTTAGCACTTATTGGGAATAAGTATTAGCAATTTTTGGTAATATTAACaaaaataactaaacaaaCTGTTACAGAAGAACGCCATCTGGTTTTGAAATGGGGCAATATgttagtaaacaaaacaacaggTGGCCTTGGATGCACATTTTTTCGTACCCGAGATTATGAATGAAAATCattaaatgaaatatgaaacaaaGTGAAAACCCAATCAGGAGTAAATGGATGATTGTTTAAGTAAAGTTTTTCCAATATATTCTGTTTTTTAAAGATTACATGTTCGAATTCGTGCTcgctttgtttacaaactttggatGCCGGCTATGCATGTGTGTGTCGATTTGCTGCGGCTGATAAATTTCAGCTAGCCGCCGAAAAGGCGgctaaattttcaaattcctgTCATCTGAGACTGACAGCAAACTGAGAATGACAAGTTGATCCAAGTCTTTGTTTACGTCTGCTAGTGAAagtttcttttgatttttaccAAAATCTAGACTTATATTGTAAATATTAATGTTTCAGCTTGTTTTAAACTATTAGTAACAGGTTGTTCATCATTAATCAAACTTTTGCACTATCTTAAAAGCgaaatattttggaaaaaaggacTTCCTGTACACACAATGGGACCTGCCCACTTGGGAGCTGTCAATTTATCAAAGAATTCAAGATGGTGGCAAGGTTTGCAAGTCGATCTGTGATGCTATTAGTTTTTGATAGaaatttcgtttcaatttAAGTTCATTGCGTTACTCAGTTATGTTGAAAAGACAGTGTTTAAGGTAGGTAACCGCAAGAATGTGAAGTTCAGTTGACTTAAGACATCTAaagtggtgaaaaatggtttcgAAAGTTGTGACATCGCCCCATTACGGAAGTTCGTTGTCCATTGCACCTTGGAATCGATGTGTGGGGTCAATGGTTAGTTTTCCACACAACGACAAGTGCGTAGTATCGCAATCGTTGCTGATAAGACCTTGCGACAGTGGCTTAACGTGTGGGATTGTGATTCACTGCTTTTATTCGTTCCGTCGCAGCTTAGTGACCGATTCATCCATACGCACTTACGCGCAGACGGGtgcttcgatcgatttttcactCGGATGGGTTTCTTCATCCCGTCAGTTGTTGTCTTTGCGGCTGTCATTATCAGAGCAATCGATATCAGCAGAATGTGTACGATTTCCTGGATCCCGATGCCGGGTTCGAACTGCGTCAGCGCGAGattttttcatccatttgttGTGCTCCGTTAATTCTCCACGAATGTATAAATTCGGCGCAATGGAGTGAAACTCGAAACGTGGAAATTTCACTTTTCCATCACCCCTCCGGCCTGTTTGCAATGGAAAGTATGTTTTTGTATATTTCATCAGCTGATCGCGCACTGCTGCATGCCAGCTgtggtttgtttacatttttcgtCTGGAcgtattttattgatttttcgcTTCGCTCTTGAAATCTCCACAACAAAAGCATTGTTTTGTCTGGATGCCAATTATTTTTCTACTGGATGTTTTACGAAACACGTTTCTCTTATAACGCCCTTGGCAAAAAAATCATATGTCGTAAGTCTATCAGGGTTTGTATCTTTACGTAATTGCTATTCGTAATACACGAAATCTAACCCCTTAGGCaggtgtttgaatgaatcATTATGAAacacgtttttttcttcttcttttctcggAAATTTCTCGAGTTTGAGCTCATTTTAATTACTGTTCCTTTAATGGATGCTATAAAATGTACTGCTGTTTTAGTGCATGTTTTAAAGCTACACTCATAATGTTGACTTTTAATCATtacttttttcacttttgtttcagctttaaattagtttttgtCTAACGCCGGATTTCTAAGAGGACGGGAGGTCGAACTAACACATCCAGAATTTAAACCCCGCCCACCTTCAACAAAAAGCATCAAAATGAGTTACGAAGTTACGAGCGAAATGAGCCTGATCGACTCGGGCCAGAGCGACAGCAACGATCTGATGAGCATGGGTCAGTTCAACATGACCCAGCCGCTGGAGGATATGAAGCTGGACCAGAACATGTTCTGGCTATTAGCGTCGCTGTTGTCCTCCATCATCTGGGTGGTTTACATCACATTCTATAACGCGCGCCTGTTCGGCTGCATTATCACGAAGCTGGCCAACCGTTTGTACGTGCGTGGTGCCTACTTTAAAATCGGCTCGCTCAACGTGAACCCCCTGGCCGGGAAGATCATGTTTCGTGACGTCGTGTACGTGTGCTTCGACTACACCGTTCGGGTACAGGACGGGTACTTCATCTTCCGCTGGTGGCGCTCGTACGTCCCGAAGGATGTCTCCGAGGATTTATCGCACTCGGACACGCGACTCTCGGTGATGCTGAACGGGTTCGAGGTGCACATCTACAACCGGTCGGATCTCTACGCGAAGCTAGAGAAAACATTCGGACTGAAACCGGCGGTGCTCGTTCCGACCGAAGACATGAGCGCGGAAGAGATCGCAAAGTTCAAGGAACAGATGATGAACGACGAGAACGCCCAGCGGCATAATGCAGAGCCCCCGGCAAAAGTGAAAAAGCCCCGCCCGGAGGCGATGACGGCcaccacctggcgggatttgATTCCGGTGATCAAGATCGATATCTGCTCGGGACGGTTTGCTTTCGGCAATCGGCTCACCCCGACGACGCTTTCAATCTGCGTGGAAGAAGCGCACTGCGTGTACAGCACCAAACCGGCCGTCTCGAAGCTGGACCACTTTATGCACTTTGTGAAGGCGAAGGTCGAAAATGCGAAGGTTCTGCTTGCACCATCCCCAAAGTTCACCGGAATGGTCGATGAGCCACCGCGCTACATGGGCGAAGGGTTTGTGGTGATGATGTCCAACCTGATGGAGCTGTACTTCTACATGGACGAAGCGGGTGTGGTGCCTGAGGAACCGGTCACACTAACGCTAGCCAACGGTGATGTCGTCGAAGCAGCACCACCCGTTTGGGGCATTGACATTAAGTGTGGTAAAGGTACGGACTTTAGCTACGGTCCGTGGGCTGATCGGCAGCGTGATCATTTGTTCCGGTTCTTCTTTCCACCCGACTATCAACCGATGCCGGTTACCAAACCCCCGAAGCCGGGCGATCGGCGTGAGGTGCGTTCGTTCGACATTAGCCTATGTACGCTGAACGAAGCCACAATCGATGTGCTTTTTTCCaagaacaaagaaacaaacgcGGTGCATGTGAACATAGGGGCGGGTTCTTACCTGGAGGTGACGCTGCCGTGGATCATTCTACAGGACGGTATTGCGACGAAAGTGACCGGACAGCTGTTACATGTGGAGGCGACGACCAGCTTGCAGTATCGCAGTCTGGCAGAGTGCGAAACGCTACAGTTTAACGTCAAGTGAGTAAAGAGTACAACCACATAAATAGGCCCTTCAAAACCGATACTTGAAAGGA encodes:
- the LOC131281329 gene encoding protein-serine O-palmitoleoyltransferase porcupine, which codes for MDYYYDDYYDEYYDQAGVPERSFNRELSFDETVNNCVHPSLRFAGEYIVNFIVINLTFCVLVLAAKRLFPGQLRNLHVLSCVCGVALFYRVLEHGYYHFVQLAVTLYVMQWLLHRWFSKTARYIKSPFILIAYGIGNLLLSELLEPSPEAWNRVRGTQMILLMKVLSLAFDTEDNMALRNQLGVLSYCGYILCPANVILGPWVSFSDYLHIWRASAGGLESKQTRSTGRRMLIHVFRLAINALMAVAFLLTSNCMIDYLLAPAANWKWVRAYGRALSFRTSHYFIAYLSQSSMLAAAADWSRADDDRSLMVPVSSLYRVSSPLAVEFPRSLVQVVTAWNIPMHLWLKRYIFRTTKRPFGTGAAIALTYIISSLLHGLHYRLWITLLTIGSWTYVEHEIRKKLAAIYSACVLVGKCPEACVMHQHKGKSLFSIVINALFFLLNVFNLIYLGCIFESTEGPPEEVHHDTSIFGRWTELNYASHWLLVFAYLFYFII